A stretch of the Vibrio gazogenes genome encodes the following:
- a CDS encoding Lrp/AsnC family transcriptional regulator: MNQSLDRIDLKLLRLLQQDGRASNAVLAEKTNISPATCHRRVERLFKQGTIQSVRAEVNPQDIDLGTLVTVGVVLDRSTPESFAAFEAAIVRLPVMIDCQLVAGEFDYFLRVRVQDMADFNQLHATQLIALPGVRQIRTFFVMKEVIHHAPLRF; the protein is encoded by the coding sequence ATGAATCAATCACTTGATCGCATCGATCTGAAACTGCTACGCCTGTTACAACAAGACGGCAGAGCGAGTAATGCCGTATTGGCAGAAAAAACCAATATTAGTCCGGCGACGTGTCATCGCCGTGTTGAACGCTTGTTCAAGCAAGGGACAATTCAGTCAGTCAGGGCAGAAGTTAATCCACAGGATATTGATTTGGGCACTTTGGTTACTGTTGGTGTGGTGCTGGATCGCTCAACACCGGAAAGCTTTGCCGCATTTGAAGCGGCAATTGTTCGCCTGCCTGTCATGATTGATTGCCAGTTAGTTGCGGGGGAATTTGACTATTTTCTCCGGGTCCGGGTACAAGATATGGCGGATTTCAATCAACTGCATGCGACTCAGTTGATCGCCCTGCCCGGTGTCCGACAAATCCGAACCTTTTTTGTGATGAAAGAAGTCATTCACCATGCGCCGTTACGGTTCTAA
- the lysC gene encoding hypothetical protein: protein MIQTQYVLPPEGIIVPCYKPSISGTWPEIVTEDIPRLKSALSQCAGRADDYLQWRASKVTP from the coding sequence GTGATTCAGACCCAGTATGTTTTGCCACCGGAAGGCATCATTGTCCCTTGTTATAAACCCAGTATCAGTGGCACTTGGCCGGAGATTGTCACGGAAGATATTCCCCGTCTGAAATCAGCGTTGAGTCAGTGTGCCGGCCGGGCGGATGACTATCTGCAATGGCGAGCATCCAAAGTCACACCTTGA
- a CDS encoding LexA family protein: protein MIVELGERLKARRESLGLTQDMLTARVKEIDSSLSLNRITISQIENGIQSSMKDRLLLAMSKALECSPEWIVYGTNSANAEHADIPSQANVSHGPAVSTMCPVISWVKAGDFSEAVTPYAPDEYEYYPCPVHSGPGTYILRVRGDSMEPRFEENDLIFIDPNLVEPEHNKFVIAMLTDSAEATFKQIQVIDNKKYLKALNPSYPPELRFLSINGNCQIIGTVIAHMKPI from the coding sequence ATGATTGTTGAATTAGGCGAACGTCTCAAAGCCAGACGAGAAAGTTTAGGGCTCACCCAAGACATGCTGACGGCCCGAGTGAAAGAGATTGATTCATCACTGAGTCTGAATCGGATTACGATCAGTCAGATCGAAAACGGCATTCAGTCAAGTATGAAAGATCGCTTATTACTGGCGATGTCTAAAGCATTAGAATGTTCACCGGAATGGATTGTATACGGCACCAATTCTGCCAATGCCGAGCACGCGGATATACCGTCGCAGGCAAACGTCAGTCATGGTCCCGCTGTTTCGACCATGTGTCCGGTCATCTCCTGGGTGAAAGCCGGTGATTTTTCTGAAGCGGTAACCCCGTATGCGCCGGATGAATATGAATATTATCCTTGTCCGGTGCACAGTGGCCCCGGCACTTATATTCTCCGGGTTCGGGGTGACTCGATGGAACCAAGGTTTGAGGAAAACGATTTGATCTTTATTGATCCGAATCTCGTCGAACCAGAACACAACAAGTTCGTCATTGCGATGCTGACCGATTCGGCAGAAGCAACATTCAAACAGATACAAGTTATTGATAATAAGAAATATCTGAAGGCGCTTAATCCTTCCTATCCGCCAGAACTGCGGTTTTTATCAATCAATGGTAACTGTCAGATCATTGGGACAGTCATTGCCCACATGAAACCCATTTAA
- a CDS encoding replication protein P: MMKSITDEAIQNGLKMLSADSETVADQQSADTFAAQIVNMILRELRGIHPAWRASIRSEQEYETLKLNYVKAMMEQGVNTMVQVQRGLRMARANSSDFIPGPGKFCAWCLDDEAWLPAYQRMITRRAPQSRLEQLVRNECEFDARKFNQEKAQQLFAKTYHKWLQRERNGTLPPQVIRLSPRAVTTEFDRLRCERGVPDPRTLTGIFKRVAELGQRHQSIKMGK, from the coding sequence ATGATGAAGTCAATAACCGATGAAGCAATACAGAATGGACTGAAGATGCTGTCAGCGGATAGTGAAACGGTCGCAGATCAACAGTCTGCCGATACTTTTGCCGCCCAGATCGTCAACATGATTTTACGTGAGCTACGGGGGATTCATCCGGCATGGCGTGCCTCAATTCGGAGTGAACAGGAATACGAAACACTGAAGTTGAACTATGTCAAAGCCATGATGGAGCAGGGTGTGAATACCATGGTGCAGGTACAGCGTGGTCTGCGAATGGCACGGGCGAATTCATCCGATTTTATTCCCGGACCAGGAAAATTTTGTGCCTGGTGTTTGGATGACGAGGCATGGCTGCCTGCTTATCAGCGCATGATAACGCGGCGCGCACCGCAAAGTCGTCTGGAACAACTGGTGCGCAACGAATGTGAATTTGATGCACGAAAGTTCAATCAGGAAAAAGCGCAGCAGCTTTTCGCAAAGACTTATCACAAATGGTTACAACGGGAACGAAATGGCACGTTACCACCGCAGGTTATCCGATTGTCACCACGAGCCGTGACAACTGAATTTGATCGACTGCGTTGTGAGCGAGGGGTACCGGATCCGAGGACGTTAACCGGCATTTTCAAACGTGTTGCTGAGCTAGGGCAGCGACACCAGAGCATAAAAATGGGGAAATAG
- a CDS encoding conserved phage C-terminal domain-containing protein, translated as MSIRRAKREQCFTLVGNHIFQEGHLSFQAMGMLTYLLSKPDHWQVSPAHLANVTQGSAKKTGRDGVYAILKELRQVGYVTTQKRASGEIEYIVFDEPKTAHPDKAIEASPCAETDKPDLAEPDPAQTTQIMTDPQQERNDQAMILARPLAKSDVAVTTSSQHQTMQAVVFHLNQAAQTRFQPKGQTASLIMARLQEDFSVEDLVAVIDHKVREWGNDARMRQYLRPATLFNTNKFPGYLSQARYVRENATAGHSLRNWEPDDEDTGWIHALHQFPERHN; from the coding sequence ATGAGTATTAGACGGGCCAAGCGGGAGCAGTGTTTTACGTTGGTCGGCAATCATATTTTTCAGGAAGGGCATTTGTCCTTTCAGGCGATGGGAATGTTGACTTATCTGCTTTCTAAGCCGGATCACTGGCAGGTTAGCCCTGCTCATTTAGCCAATGTGACGCAAGGATCTGCGAAGAAAACGGGTCGGGATGGCGTTTACGCCATTTTGAAAGAGTTGCGGCAGGTCGGTTATGTGACGACACAAAAGCGAGCCTCCGGAGAAATTGAATACATCGTTTTCGATGAACCAAAAACGGCTCATCCGGATAAGGCTATTGAGGCAAGCCCGTGTGCTGAAACGGATAAGCCAGATCTGGCTGAACCAGATCCGGCTCAAACGACACAAATAATGACTGATCCACAACAAGAACGGAATGATCAAGCAATGATCCTTGCCCGGCCATTAGCAAAAAGTGATGTCGCTGTGACAACATCATCACAACATCAAACGATGCAAGCCGTTGTTTTTCATTTGAATCAAGCGGCACAAACACGGTTTCAGCCAAAGGGGCAAACCGCCAGTTTAATTATGGCGCGCTTACAGGAAGATTTCTCGGTTGAGGATCTCGTGGCTGTGATTGATCACAAAGTTCGAGAGTGGGGAAATGATGCCCGGATGCGCCAATATTTGCGGCCGGCCACACTGTTCAATACCAACAAATTTCCGGGTTATCTCTCACAAGCGCGGTATGTGCGCGAAAACGCTACCGCGGGACATTCGTTGCGAAACTGGGAACCTGATGATGAGGATACCGGGTGGATTCATGCGTTACATCAGTTTCCTGAACGACATAACTGA
- a CDS encoding ogr/Delta-like zinc finger family protein has protein sequence MRVLCPECGQKSRIQKSNRITNSHADLYCSCSDPECGHTFVMNLSYSHTLSPSAKAANQLVCNLIKSLPPESRASLQQELSLI, from the coding sequence ATGAGAGTGTTATGCCCTGAGTGTGGTCAGAAAAGCCGGATTCAAAAATCGAACCGGATAACGAACAGTCATGCTGATTTGTACTGTAGTTGTAGTGATCCTGAGTGTGGTCACACATTCGTCATGAATCTATCTTACAGCCATACTCTGAGCCCTTCGGCCAAGGCCGCCAACCAATTAGTCTGCAATCTAATCAAGTCCCTGCCGCCCGAAAGCAGGGCCAGTCTACAACAAGAATTGTCCTTAATTTAA
- a CDS encoding lysozyme: MKYNRLIGTVLFGAVAVTGTFEGQRNEAYQDPGGVWTVCFGETAGVRQDMSYSDEQCAMMLASSLNYHNQPLENLHYQLPANVHIAALDFSYNLGTNALRRSTLYRKLKQQDIEGACQEFNRWVYLNGKDCRVAQNRCRGIVTRREIETQLCLGQISVRDALIQLGHTPSDSEVMYDL, encoded by the coding sequence ATGAAATATAACCGATTGATTGGTACGGTGCTTTTTGGTGCTGTGGCTGTCACCGGCACATTTGAAGGTCAGAGAAATGAGGCTTATCAAGATCCGGGAGGAGTCTGGACGGTCTGTTTCGGAGAAACGGCAGGGGTTCGTCAGGATATGTCTTACAGTGATGAACAGTGTGCCATGATGCTCGCCAGTTCCCTGAATTATCATAACCAGCCACTCGAGAACTTGCATTATCAACTGCCGGCCAATGTGCACATTGCCGCGCTTGATTTCAGCTATAACCTCGGGACGAATGCGCTGCGCCGCTCAACACTCTATCGCAAACTAAAGCAACAGGATATTGAAGGGGCGTGTCAGGAGTTTAATCGCTGGGTATATCTGAACGGTAAAGACTGCCGCGTGGCACAGAATCGTTGCCGGGGGATCGTCACACGCAGAGAGATTGAAACTCAGCTTTGTCTGGGACAGATTTCAGTCAGGGATGCATTGATACAACTGGGACATACCCCCTCGGATTCAGAGGTGATGTATGATCTTTAA
- a CDS encoding phage tail protein: protein MAQYEAGDKLRELKTFIATCVGDEIAQNLTTQMKNTSLSLDSQFLGNGCQLLSMRYHARLVFNNFPHLTYSPAVLFANVGAWLMDHDSDREAGATLANPMIEMTTVDDTHSTIIIDIEFEEPISVTEDVAGPIYWRGKQWRIDAYEIWVAETLGHFTTGLRQTGR from the coding sequence ATGGCTCAGTATGAAGCGGGCGATAAGCTCAGAGAACTTAAAACATTCATTGCGACGTGTGTCGGAGATGAGATTGCACAAAACCTGACAACCCAAATGAAGAATACCTCCCTGAGTCTGGACAGTCAGTTTCTGGGCAATGGTTGCCAGTTACTGAGCATGCGGTATCACGCTCGTCTGGTGTTCAATAACTTTCCCCATCTCACCTATAGCCCTGCGGTACTGTTTGCCAATGTGGGGGCCTGGTTGATGGATCATGATTCCGATCGGGAGGCCGGCGCGACACTGGCAAATCCAATGATTGAGATGACAACCGTGGATGACACGCATTCGACGATCATTATCGACATTGAGTTTGAAGAACCAATCAGTGTGACAGAAGACGTCGCGGGACCAATTTATTGGCGTGGTAAACAGTGGCGCATTGATGCATATGAAATCTGGGTGGCAGAAACATTGGGTCATTTCACTACCGGTTTGCGCCAAACAGGCCGGTGA
- a CDS encoding anaerobic C4-dicarboxylate transporter produces the protein MVAVELFIVLLFIFLGARIGGIGIGFAGGAGVIILTMGLGMHAGTIPVDVILIIMSVITAIAAMQVAGGMDWLVDLAETFLRKNPKHITFYAPIVTFVMTLLAGTGHTAFSTLPVIAEVAKEQKVRPSRPLSIAVVASQIAITASPISAAVVFFSGILEPLGVGYLMLLAVCIPTTFAACMVGAFVANFLGKDLEDDPIYQERLAKGLIKVRGATKREILPSAKTSVYIFVIAIVAVVAYATMISKTVGLITDPAIGRNQAIMAIMLMAATAIILFTKVDASKISSVSTFKSGMSACVCVLGVAWLGDTFVSGHINEIKELSAHILEQYPWMLAITLFFASMLLYSQGATTTALMPAALAIGVAPLTAVASFAAVSALFVLPTYPTLLAAVEMDDTGSTRIGSYVFNHPFFIPGVVTITSAVTFGFIFGGMIL, from the coding sequence ATGGTAGCAGTAGAGCTGTTTATTGTCCTGCTCTTCATTTTTCTCGGCGCCAGAATTGGCGGTATCGGCATTGGATTTGCCGGCGGGGCAGGGGTCATCATTTTGACAATGGGATTGGGCATGCACGCAGGTACCATCCCGGTCGATGTTATTTTAATCATTATGTCCGTGATTACCGCAATTGCAGCGATGCAAGTTGCCGGTGGTATGGACTGGCTGGTTGACCTGGCAGAAACGTTTTTAAGAAAAAATCCGAAACATATTACCTTTTATGCGCCCATCGTAACTTTTGTGATGACACTTTTGGCGGGCACTGGTCATACGGCATTTTCAACTTTGCCGGTTATTGCTGAAGTGGCGAAAGAGCAAAAAGTCAGACCGTCACGTCCCCTGTCGATAGCGGTGGTCGCATCTCAAATTGCGATTACAGCATCTCCCATTTCCGCAGCTGTGGTTTTTTTCTCTGGTATTCTTGAGCCGTTAGGCGTCGGTTATCTTATGTTGCTGGCTGTGTGTATTCCAACCACGTTTGCAGCCTGTATGGTTGGTGCTTTTGTCGCTAATTTCTTAGGTAAAGATCTGGAAGATGATCCGATTTATCAAGAACGTCTGGCAAAAGGTCTGATTAAAGTTCGCGGTGCAACCAAACGTGAGATCCTACCATCAGCAAAAACTTCTGTTTATATCTTCGTCATTGCGATTGTTGCTGTGGTTGCTTACGCGACAATGATTAGTAAGACTGTCGGATTGATTACTGACCCTGCAATCGGTCGTAACCAAGCCATTATGGCGATTATGCTGATGGCAGCGACGGCCATTATCCTGTTTACGAAGGTCGATGCTTCAAAAATCAGCTCAGTTTCAACGTTTAAATCTGGGATGAGTGCTTGTGTCTGTGTACTTGGGGTTGCTTGGTTAGGTGATACCTTTGTTTCCGGTCATATCAACGAGATTAAAGAATTATCGGCACATATTCTTGAGCAATATCCATGGATGCTGGCGATTACTCTGTTTTTTGCATCAATGCTGCTTTATTCACAAGGTGCGACAACGACTGCACTGATGCCCGCTGCACTAGCCATTGGTGTCGCACCGTTGACAGCCGTTGCTTCTTTTGCTGCTGTGAGTGCGCTCTTTGTTCTGCCAACTTATCCAACATTATTGGCGGCAGTCGAGATGGATGATACGGGGTCAACCCGAATCGGCAGTTATGTCTTCAACCATCCGTTCTTTATTCCGGGTGTGGTGACTATCACTTCAGCAGTGACGTTCGGATTTATCTTTGGTGGTATGATTCTGTAA
- a CDS encoding 1-aminocyclopropane-1-carboxylate deaminase: MKLEKFERYPLNFGPTPIEKLSRLSEFLGGEVEIYAKREDCNCGLAFGGNKIRKLEYIVPEALASCADTLVTIGGVQSNHTRLVAATAAKIGMKCRLVQESWVPFQDAVYDRVGNILMSRVMGAEIELVDEGFDIGIRESWENAIEDVKAKGGVPYPIPAGASEHPYGGLGYVRFAEEVREQEADMGIKFDYIVVCTVTGSTMAGMVVGFAADGRAQNVIGIDASGTPEKNHEQVLRIAQHTADLVELGQEITAEDIVIMDDYAYPAYGVPSDETNDAIRIAARTEGMMTDPVYEGKSMQGLIDLTRKGFFPKGAKVLYAHLGGVPAINAYSYIYRNG, encoded by the coding sequence ATGAAATTGGAGAAGTTTGAACGTTACCCGCTGAATTTTGGTCCGACCCCGATTGAAAAGCTCAGTCGCCTGAGTGAATTTCTCGGAGGAGAAGTGGAAATTTATGCCAAGCGAGAAGATTGCAACTGTGGGCTGGCTTTTGGCGGTAACAAAATTCGGAAGCTGGAATATATCGTCCCTGAGGCGCTTGCCAGTTGTGCCGATACATTAGTGACTATCGGAGGTGTGCAATCAAACCATACTCGTCTGGTGGCGGCGACGGCTGCGAAAATCGGCATGAAATGTCGGCTGGTACAGGAGAGCTGGGTGCCATTTCAGGATGCGGTCTATGATCGTGTCGGCAATATTCTGATGAGCCGGGTAATGGGTGCCGAGATTGAACTGGTTGATGAAGGGTTTGATATTGGTATTCGCGAAAGTTGGGAAAATGCAATTGAAGATGTCAAAGCAAAAGGGGGTGTTCCTTATCCGATTCCTGCCGGTGCATCAGAGCATCCATATGGCGGGTTAGGGTATGTCCGGTTTGCTGAAGAAGTTCGCGAACAAGAAGCCGACATGGGAATCAAATTCGATTATATCGTGGTGTGTACGGTGACGGGGTCTACCATGGCCGGGATGGTTGTCGGTTTTGCGGCAGATGGCAGAGCACAAAATGTGATTGGTATTGATGCTTCAGGTACCCCGGAGAAAAACCATGAGCAGGTTTTACGTATTGCACAGCATACGGCTGATTTGGTTGAATTGGGCCAAGAAATCACAGCGGAAGATATCGTCATCATGGATGATTATGCTTATCCGGCTTATGGTGTTCCTTCTGATGAGACCAATGATGCGATTCGAATTGCAGCGCGTACGGAAGGTATGATGACCGATCCGGTGTACGAAGGAAAATCGATGCAAGGTTTGATTGATTTGACCCGGAAGGGATTCTTTCCCAAAGGTGCCAAAGTATTATATGCACACTTGGGTGGTGTCCCGGCTATTAATGCCTATAGTTATATTTATCGGAATGGTTAA
- a CDS encoding DUF2586 domain-containing protein has protein sequence MAWPSVIINIKNMMKGPIAGVEYHFLFVGYGTVSGAERELTVVDASTDLETALSSAGESLQATVMAAQLNGGSEWTAGVMVLDQADDWKDAVRKANETASFEAFVLDFPATDKTLLEDAIAMRTELKNALGRETFAICCLPEIDNTDATNGETWEAWLAKSVAIVDGVASQYITVVPSVHADGSTLGKYCGRLANQVNASIADSPARIKTGSVVGSTDFLTDKDGKALALSVLKTLESNRIACPMWYPDYDGQYWTTGRTLDVEGGDFQDIRHIRVAMKAARKVRIRAIARIADRTFNSTPQSEAQAKLFMTQDLREMALIGNPGEIYPPEDDDIQIKWVNSTEVEIYMAVQPYECPVKITVAIYISQGDEA, from the coding sequence ATGGCGTGGCCCAGCGTTATTATTAATATTAAAAACATGATGAAAGGCCCCATTGCCGGGGTGGAGTATCATTTTCTGTTTGTCGGATACGGAACCGTTTCCGGTGCGGAACGTGAGTTAACGGTTGTTGATGCTTCAACCGATCTGGAAACAGCATTATCTTCAGCTGGTGAGTCTCTGCAAGCGACGGTGATGGCTGCGCAGTTGAATGGTGGCAGCGAATGGACTGCCGGCGTGATGGTCCTTGATCAAGCCGATGACTGGAAAGATGCCGTCCGTAAAGCCAATGAAACCGCGAGTTTCGAAGCATTCGTATTGGATTTCCCTGCAACGGATAAAACCTTGCTTGAAGATGCGATTGCCATGCGTACTGAGCTGAAAAATGCACTTGGCCGTGAAACCTTCGCCATTTGCTGTTTGCCGGAAATCGATAATACCGACGCAACCAACGGCGAAACTTGGGAAGCTTGGTTAGCGAAGTCGGTTGCAATTGTTGACGGGGTTGCCAGCCAATATATTACGGTTGTGCCATCGGTTCATGCAGATGGTTCGACACTGGGTAAATACTGTGGTCGTCTGGCCAATCAGGTGAATGCATCGATTGCGGATTCTCCGGCACGGATTAAAACCGGTAGTGTTGTCGGTTCAACGGATTTTCTGACAGACAAAGATGGTAAAGCGCTAGCACTGTCTGTCTTGAAAACTCTTGAGTCTAATCGCATTGCTTGCCCGATGTGGTATCCGGACTACGATGGTCAATACTGGACAACGGGTCGCACACTCGATGTGGAAGGCGGTGATTTTCAGGATATCCGTCATATCCGTGTGGCAATGAAAGCAGCCCGTAAAGTTCGCATTCGTGCCATTGCCCGTATCGCGGATCGGACATTCAACTCAACGCCACAGAGTGAAGCGCAGGCAAAACTCTTTATGACGCAGGATCTGCGTGAAATGGCACTGATCGGCAATCCGGGTGAGATTTATCCACCGGAAGATGACGACATTCAAATCAAATGGGTCAACAGCACTGAAGTTGAAATTTATATGGCTGTTCAGCCGTATGAATGCCCGGTCAAAATTACTGTTGCAATCTATATCAGCCAAGGAGATGAAGCATGA
- a CDS encoding metal ABC transporter substrate-binding protein yields MKKYLMTSFYCALMLLPGMAWAKFKVVTTFTIIQDMAQNIAGDAAEVVSLTKPGAEIHNYQPTPKDIIKAQSADLVLWNGLNLEQWFQRFFSNIKDVPSVVVTDGIQPLSIYTGPYKNKPNPHAWMSPKNASIYVENIRQALVKYDPAHAATYNHNAQIYQEKIAQLSEHIRTQLAAIPEQKRWLVTSEGAFSYLARDYGLKEAFLWPINADQQGTPHQVKALIDTIYQHHIHVLFSESTISDRPAKQVARETGATYGGILYVDSLSTQNGPVPTYLDLLKVTTDTIVRGLRS; encoded by the coding sequence ATGAAAAAATATTTAATGACCTCATTTTACTGTGCTTTGATGCTCCTCCCCGGCATGGCTTGGGCGAAGTTTAAAGTCGTCACAACATTTACTATTATTCAAGACATGGCACAGAATATTGCCGGAGATGCTGCCGAAGTCGTCTCTTTAACGAAACCCGGCGCAGAAATTCACAACTATCAACCGACACCGAAAGACATTATCAAAGCACAGTCTGCAGACCTTGTGTTGTGGAATGGCCTCAATCTAGAGCAGTGGTTCCAACGTTTTTTCTCCAATATAAAAGACGTACCTTCCGTTGTTGTCACTGACGGGATTCAGCCACTCTCGATCTATACCGGCCCATATAAAAATAAACCCAACCCGCATGCATGGATGTCGCCGAAAAATGCATCGATCTATGTAGAAAACATCCGTCAGGCACTGGTGAAATACGATCCGGCCCATGCAGCAACATATAATCACAATGCTCAAATCTATCAGGAAAAAATCGCTCAGCTAAGTGAACATATCCGGACGCAATTGGCAGCCATCCCAGAGCAAAAACGCTGGCTGGTCACCAGTGAAGGTGCTTTCAGCTATCTCGCGAGAGATTATGGCTTAAAAGAAGCGTTTCTCTGGCCGATTAATGCCGATCAACAAGGCACACCACATCAAGTGAAAGCTTTAATTGATACCATCTATCAGCATCATATTCATGTACTGTTCAGTGAGAGCACCATCTCTGACCGCCCTGCCAAACAGGTGGCCAGAGAAACAGGGGCAACCTATGGTGGTATCCTTTATGTGGATTCTCTCTCGACCCAGAACGGGCCGGTTCCGACTTATCTGGATCTACTCAAAGTCACCACCGATACCATTGTCAGAGGATTACGATCATGA
- a CDS encoding MaoC family dehydratase — MKVVELFKQRGEILSKQHAELMQKMPPAMREYWEELLTKTNNFHLFSWIRDFHQPAVNEEVNLPNDADHAALKRESAAFTQETLKLTPEAQALYEELREKIGEVIHVGEWLNIDQSRIDQFGSVTEDTQWIHTDPERASVESPFKTTIAHGFLTLALLPKLTDSVNPEVPLFPTAKMVVNVGLNQVRFPYPVKSGDRVRAKSILTKVTPVRKGLEIEREIRVEIDGIRRPGCIVVSVIQLHF; from the coding sequence ATGAAAGTCGTCGAACTGTTCAAGCAACGTGGTGAAATATTAAGCAAGCAGCATGCAGAATTGATGCAGAAAATGCCGCCGGCAATGCGTGAGTATTGGGAAGAATTGCTGACAAAAACGAATAACTTTCACCTATTTTCGTGGATCAGAGATTTTCATCAACCTGCGGTGAATGAAGAGGTTAATCTGCCGAACGATGCAGATCATGCTGCGTTAAAACGTGAATCAGCTGCCTTTACTCAAGAAACGCTGAAATTAACCCCGGAAGCTCAGGCTTTGTATGAAGAGCTACGGGAAAAAATTGGTGAAGTGATCCATGTCGGGGAGTGGTTGAATATTGACCAGTCCCGGATTGATCAATTTGGTTCTGTGACTGAAGATACACAGTGGATTCATACGGATCCAGAGCGAGCATCTGTTGAGTCTCCGTTTAAGACAACCATTGCACATGGTTTTCTGACGTTAGCATTGTTACCAAAACTGACTGACAGCGTGAATCCTGAAGTGCCGTTATTTCCGACCGCAAAAATGGTTGTGAACGTTGGTCTGAATCAGGTGCGTTTTCCGTATCCGGTGAAGTCAGGTGATCGGGTCCGGGCGAAAAGTATTCTGACCAAGGTGACCCCCGTGCGTAAAGGGTTGGAAATCGAGCGTGAAATTCGTGTTGAGATTGATGGTATCAGACGTCCGGGCTGTATCGTCGTGTCAGTGATTCAACTGCACTTCTAA